The Mesorhizobium loti genome includes a region encoding these proteins:
- a CDS encoding GMC family oxidoreductase, translating to MTEASPSPFGSYDYVIVGAGSAGCVLANRLSANPRNNVLLLEAGGSDRYHWVDIPIGYLFCMGNPRTDWMMKTEPEAGLNGRSLNYPRGKVLGGCSSINGMIYMRGQAADYDGWRQAGNAGWGWDDVLPYFLKSEDFHGGKSAMHGSGGEWRVERQRLSWPILDAFRDAAEELGIPRTEDFNTGTNEGSGYFEVNQRKGVRWNTSKAFLRGIAARKNLRVVLGAETERLEFDGRRVTGLVFRKDGVQHRVSAGQTILAAGAINSPKLLELSGVGRPDLLSSIGVDVRHALPGVGENLQDHLQIRTVFKVANAATLNQRYHNLVSRASMGLEYALKRSGPLSMAPSQLGIFARSDPRLATPDLEYHVQPLSTDKLGEPLHRFPAVTVSVCNLRPESRGTVHMGSSDAREAAKIRPNYLSTEGDRSVAIASLRHVRSLMKARAVARFAPEEMLPGTQYDSDEDLIRKAGDIGTTIFHPVGTCKMGSDSMAVVDDGLRVHGLAGLRVVDASIMPTIVSGNTNSPVVMIAEKAAEMILQEAR from the coding sequence GTGACTGAAGCTTCACCGTCCCCGTTCGGCAGTTACGACTACGTCATCGTCGGTGCCGGCTCCGCCGGCTGCGTGCTCGCCAACCGGCTTTCGGCCAATCCGCGCAACAATGTGCTGCTGCTCGAGGCTGGCGGCAGCGACCGCTACCACTGGGTCGATATCCCGATCGGCTACCTCTTCTGCATGGGCAATCCGCGCACCGACTGGATGATGAAGACCGAGCCGGAAGCCGGTCTCAACGGACGCAGCCTCAACTATCCGCGCGGCAAGGTGCTTGGCGGCTGTTCATCGATCAACGGCATGATCTACATGCGCGGCCAGGCAGCCGACTATGATGGCTGGCGTCAGGCCGGCAATGCCGGCTGGGGCTGGGACGATGTCCTGCCTTACTTCCTCAAATCGGAAGACTTCCATGGCGGCAAGAGCGCCATGCACGGCAGTGGCGGCGAGTGGCGGGTCGAACGGCAGCGGCTGTCATGGCCGATCCTCGACGCTTTCCGGGACGCGGCCGAGGAACTCGGCATTCCCCGCACCGAAGACTTCAACACCGGCACCAATGAAGGGTCGGGCTATTTCGAGGTCAACCAGCGGAAGGGCGTGCGCTGGAACACATCGAAGGCGTTTCTGCGCGGCATTGCGGCGCGCAAGAACCTGCGCGTGGTGCTCGGCGCGGAGACCGAGCGGCTCGAATTCGACGGCCGGCGCGTCACCGGACTCGTCTTCCGAAAAGACGGTGTCCAGCACCGCGTGTCAGCCGGCCAGACCATTCTCGCCGCAGGTGCCATCAACTCGCCGAAGCTGCTCGAACTCTCCGGCGTCGGCCGTCCCGACCTGCTTTCGAGCATTGGCGTGGATGTCCGTCACGCCTTGCCGGGCGTCGGTGAAAACCTGCAGGACCATCTGCAGATCCGCACCGTCTTCAAGGTCGCCAATGCCGCGACGCTCAACCAGCGCTACCACAATCTGGTCAGCCGCGCGTCGATGGGGCTGGAATACGCGCTCAAGCGCAGCGGGCCGCTGTCGATGGCGCCGAGCCAGCTCGGCATCTTCGCCAGGAGCGATCCGCGCCTTGCAACGCCCGACCTCGAATATCATGTGCAGCCACTGAGCACCGACAAGCTGGGCGAGCCGCTGCATCGCTTTCCCGCGGTCACCGTCTCGGTCTGCAATCTGCGTCCGGAAAGTCGGGGCACCGTACATATGGGTTCGTCCGATGCGCGGGAGGCGGCGAAGATCCGACCGAACTATCTTTCCACCGAGGGAGACCGCAGCGTGGCCATCGCGTCGTTGCGCCATGTCCGCAGTCTGATGAAGGCCCGCGCCGTGGCGCGTTTTGCGCCGGAAGAGATGCTTCCCGGCACGCAGTATGACAGCGACGAAGACCTCATCCGCAAGGCCGGAGATATCGGCACGACGATCTTCCACCCCGTCGGCACCTGCAAGATGGGGTCGGACTCGATGGCGGTGGTCGACGACGGCCTGCGTGTTCACGGGCTTGCCGGACTGCGCGTTGTCGATGCCTCGATCATGCCGACAATCGTTTCGGGCAACACCAACTCGCCGGTCGTCATGATCGCGGAGAAGGCGGCCGAGATGATCCTGCAAGAGGCCCGCTGA